The following nucleotide sequence is from Terriglobales bacterium.
GACCAATCATCCACGTCGCGTCGCAGCACTCGAAGGCTTCGAGATCGAGATCGTCGAGAACGTGCCATTGCGTTCTGCGCAGGTGACAAAGGCGTAGTTCCTCGCACAGTGCGCTGAGGAGCAAAAAAACACCACTTTCTCTCTCTTTATACCTCTGCTCCTCTGCGAACTCTGCGTGGACGTCAAAAAGAAAAAGCGCGCCAACTTTCGCGAGTTGACGCGCCTTCGCGTACCTCATCAAGGACTTAAAAAGGTTTTCTCACCATAATGTCGTCATCGCGCAGGAAGAACTGTGCGCAGCACGTATCCGAGCCACAAATAATCGGCAACAATCCGACCACCTGTTTCCGAGTCACCAATCCAAGAGTTGCGCATTCCGGACAGGCAAGCACCGCCCAGTACGGATCCTGGCTTTCCCCCATATCGCCGGCATTTTCTAGCACGAATATAGTTCCCGGACCCATCTGTTCCGGAATCCACTCGCTGAGAACTGTAATTTGGCCGACCATCCATACACCTCCGAGTCCCTGAAATTCGATCTGACGTTCACATGACGGCCCGACGTCCGCGCGCTCCCACTCCGACCACCGCTTTGCGGCGTCTTTCTGGGACGTCGCGGCCCGTTCGAGTCGAGGCTGGCTGTGCTTCCGCGTTTTCCGGCTGCTTTGGCGCCGAAGAAAGTTCCGACTGGATCTGCCTGACCGTATCGCTCAGGCAAACTGCCAGCATCGGTTGACGCGAGTTCTTCAGAATGTCGATCACCTGTTCGGCGGAATCCTTCAGATAAATCCGGTTTCCGTCTGTAAGCAGGTGGTACTCCGAATACGCGGAGACTGTGTCGACCAGGCGCTTCTTGAATTCCTTCTGCAGCAGGCGCATTACCTTGCGCACCCTCTGCAAAGAGAATCCCCGCCCGCGCAGTTCGCAAATCACCGCGACTTCTGCCAGATCGTCCACTGAATAAAGGCGACGGTGGCCTTCACGCGATGGAACGACAATGCCCCGTTCGTCCCACCACTGCAGTTGGCGCGCGGTGATACCGGTTCGCGCCATCACCTCCGCCGATGTAAACAGCCCTGCCATTCGCCTTTTTCCAGTTCAAAACAAAATCGAACGAAAATGTTTGAAACATTTTAGGCCGAGAGTGTTGGGTGTCAATGTGGAAATCGGGAGTATATAGAAAGGCACGTCCCTGTCTCGCTGCGCCAACCCAGGGAGAAACCCAAACGCCTTCTTCGGAAAAATTTCACCGATGCGCAGATTTTTTATGTTGAAGATGGCTCCAGCGTGTTATTTATTGTGATTCCATAGTCATCACGGAGGACACCTGAATTGGGCAAAGACATGGTCCCGAAGCGACTCTTCCTTACCAAGGGCGTAGGGAAACACAGAGAGCGCCTCACTTCTTTCGAGCTGGCGCTTCGGGATGCCGGCATCGCGGCACAGAATCTGGTTCGAGTTTCGTCGATCTTTCCACCACACTGCAAGATCATCCCGCGTAAGGAAGGCCTTAAGTTCCTGAATCCCGGTGAAGTCGTCTTTGCCGTGGTGGCCGAGAACTCCACGCGGGAACCACACCGTCTCACGGCGTCCAGCATCGGTGTTGCCATACCGGCCGACCGCTCTACTTACGGCTATCTCAGCGAGCACCATTCTTTCGGCGAGACCGAAGATGCCGCTGGCGATTACGCTGAGGAACTCGCGGCGGAAATGCTGGCTACTACGCTGAACGTGGAATTCGATCCGGACAAGAGCTGGGACGAGAAGAAGCAGATCTACCGGCTCTCGAACAAGATTGTCCGCACCATGAACATGACGCAGTCGGCTGTCGGCGACAAAAAAGGTCTCTGGACCACCGTCATCGCCGCCGCCATCATGATCTTCGAATAGAGTACGCCGGAAGAACCAAAGCTCCTCCTCGCGAGGAGCTTTTCCCTTTTTCCGTCATTACACCGCCCCTTCGCGGCATCTAATACTCTGCCAGGCATGGAGTGTTGTCATGATCGCGAGTTCGGACGTCTCTACGTGTGCGCATCCGAAGTGCGAATCGAAGTTCAAACGCTTCGGAGATGGCGAGTTGTTCGTTTTCAATATCTCTGATCCGGCGGCATGGGGCCTGCACGATCATGTGCGGCAGAAAGTCTTCTGGTTATGCGAACATTGTTGTGTCAGGTACTTCGTTCGCTTCGACCGTAAACACCATTCCGCGCAGGTGCTTCATAGGCCAGCCAGGGGCAAGGCAGCTTAGTTTCTGGCTGCAACCTCGTCGGACTTTACGCCGCGCTGTTGCGGCGTAACTGGCTCGATCTTCGGTTCATGCTCGCCAGTCCAAAAAGCAGTGAGGGAAATTTTTGGTTTGTCGGCAGGTATGTCCAGCCGAATTGAGTCGCTGTCGACCAGGATGGCGCGGGCCGACCTCGATTCCCTACCGTAAACCGTTTTCCGAAGCTGAAGCAGGTGCTTGTACCACTCCAGGATGGCGCGACGCTCGGGATTGAGTTTCCAGGTAAGACGCGACCGTTCAAACGTCGCAGGATCCTGAGGATCGGGGAAATGGTTCCCGAAGCTGCTGAAGTCCTTGAACTCTTTTCTCCGGCCTTCGCTGACGGCCTTCTGCAGCACGGGATCCCCATAATCCGTAAAGAATTGGAACGGAGCGGGTTCGTCCGTTTCCTGCCCCA
It contains:
- a CDS encoding MerR family transcriptional regulator, with amino-acid sequence MAGLFTSAEVMARTGITARQLQWWDERGIVVPSREGHRRLYSVDDLAEVAVICELRGRGFSLQRVRKVMRLLQKEFKKRLVDTVSAYSEYHLLTDGNRIYLKDSAEQVIDILKNSRQPMLAVCLSDTVRQIQSELSSAPKQPENAEAQPASTRTGRDVPERRRKAVVGVGARGRRAVM
- a CDS encoding arginine decarboxylase, pyruvoyl-dependent, translating into MGKDMVPKRLFLTKGVGKHRERLTSFELALRDAGIAAQNLVRVSSIFPPHCKIIPRKEGLKFLNPGEVVFAVVAENSTREPHRLTASSIGVAIPADRSTYGYLSEHHSFGETEDAAGDYAEELAAEMLATTLNVEFDPDKSWDEKKQIYRLSNKIVRTMNMTQSAVGDKKGLWTTVIAAAIMIFE